The following DNA comes from candidate division WOR-3 bacterium.
AAGTGGTTTTTCTAATATACTTGAGGCTCAAGAAGTGATGACTGGGATAAAAGAGGTATATAAACCAATTGAGAAAAATCATCTTGTTTATAAAAAAATGTATTCTCTTTATAAACAGTTACACGATGCTTTTGGGACAGAAAATTGGAAAGGGCAAATGTATAATGTTATGAAAGACCTACTCACCATTAGGGATCAGCAGAGAAAATGATGCTTTCAGAGTTAAAAGAAAGAGTGTTTAAGTCAAATTTAAATTTAGTAAAGGATAATCTTGTTATTTTGAGTTGGGGAAATGTTAGTGGCATTGATAGAGATAAGGAGTTAGTTGTGATTAAGCCAAGTGGGATCCCATACGGAGAGATGAAAGTTTCGGACATGGTTGTTGTGAATCTTGATGGAGAGATTGTTGAGGGTTCTAATAAACCATCCATAGATACTCCAACGCATTTAAAATTATACCGCCATTTTGAAGATATTGGGGGAATTGCTCATACTCATAGTAAATTTGCTACAATTTTCGCCCAAGCAGGAGTTGAAATTCCATGTCTTGGGACAACTCATGCGGACAGTTTCTATGGAGCGATTCCTATCACTAGATTTCTTTCAGAGGAGGAAACGGGAAAAGATTATGAAGAAAATACAGCGAAGGTAATTATTGAGTTGTTTAAAGAAATGAATCCCCTTGATATGCCTGGAGTTCTTGTAAGAGGGCATGGCCCTTTTACTTGGGGAAAAACCCCGGAAGAAGCAGAGAGGAATAGTTTTATTCTTGAAAATGTTGCCGAAATGGCTTTTGGCACAATTTTACTTAATCCAAAAAGTGAAATTTTGCCGGAGCACATTTTAAGGAAACATTACTGGAGAAAACATGGGCCAGGTGCCTATTATGGGCAGAAAAAATAAGGAGGAAATATGGAAAAC
Coding sequences within:
- the araD gene encoding L-ribulose-5-phosphate 4-epimerase AraD, producing MLSELKERVFKSNLNLVKDNLVILSWGNVSGIDRDKELVVIKPSGIPYGEMKVSDMVVVNLDGEIVEGSNKPSIDTPTHLKLYRHFEDIGGIAHTHSKFATIFAQAGVEIPCLGTTHADSFYGAIPITRFLSEEETGKDYEENTAKVIIELFKEMNPLDMPGVLVRGHGPFTWGKTPEEAERNSFILENVAEMAFGTILLNPKSEILPEHILRKHYWRKHGPGAYYGQKK